A single region of the Labrus bergylta chromosome 10, fLabBer1.1, whole genome shotgun sequence genome encodes:
- the fam149b1 gene encoding protein FAM149B1 isoform X1 yields MISRYNRRPVSHKLEIRGLSRSSLDHHPLPGEADDNETPQRYLRDLQEAVSAHNSSDTSAASGLSNCPTVISVDSSQSWSGIHSSTGTGISTERSSVFSWGYDEFDKAASRQVQQMFEEIDKELYEGRGSGGGILQGLQDECQQWATRFPHLRILGTQLVCPSDEGFQWYATSGVSSSASSPSAGKENSVTSQEKDKGGTELNVQGRRAALTKSLSAEWDEPPDTSSGSSSHDKPRVIEVEGQMEEYLAFDSRDLEDEWEQDGRRYHCLPPVSPYRCRRQAILDLLFDDVWQHLVGWMKELVQRHWEGCTSNDDKISGSLSPVQQDSQNPFMLLSILPTMLPKPGQSRVPPLTAGLQFQNTKSKGSKHKSRRKSKKQKRPPSAGRVQVGAATTQHNLNDLIVIHSIPLQQRNLGMLDRNQEPEDRASHRPGSSAGPSSKPRPRRTLEQSTSSLSRLALSAQRKNPHPRNLQPLVPSPSQSIAAGSMDEVIRGTRLTTASDHLTSPLSSMRRNTLLPPISAGDPESSQSAQRSKPAQRQKGAASRAHSAINDKAGSLIPRDRHHLLEVFSRPNTTHTYRSDTPYRRSFTVLDNIGQGRTGRASVGTDALGIGVTGISLGISSSSFLDSFSHHPLGHLPIKDEEEPDPQAPVPAPLVPVSLPPRSYSRGGISSRAKRPGL; encoded by the exons atgatTTCACGATACAACAGGAGACCCGTATCGCACAAACTAGAGAT TCGCGGGTTGTCCCGAAGCAGCCTGGACCACCACCCTCTCCCGGGGGAGGCAGATGATAATGAAACCCCTCAGCGCTACCTCCGTGACCTCCAGGAAGCTGTCTCTGCTCACAACAG ctCTGACACGTCTGCTGCTTCTGGCCTCTCCAACTGTCCCACCGTGATCTCAGTAGACTCCAGCCAGTCCTGGTCAGGTATCCACAGCTCCACAGGCACTGGAATCTCCACAGAAAGGAGCTCTGTTTTCTCCTGGGGCTATGAT GAGTTTGACAAAGCAGCGTCACGGCAGGTGCAGCAAATGTTTGAGGAGATCGACAAAGAGCTGTATGAAGGGAGAGGCAGCGGAGGAGGGATACTCCAGGGGCTGCAGGATGAATGTCAGCAGTGGGCTACACGTTTCCCTCATCTTAG gaTTCTGGGGACTCAGCTGGTGTGTCCCAGTGATGAGGGCTTCCAGTGGTATGCTACTTCAGGAGTAAGCAGCTCTGCCAGCAGCCCATCAGCAGGCAAAGAGAACAGTGTAACGTCCCAGGAGAAAGATAAGGGAGGCACGGA GTTGAATGTGCAGGGCAGGAGAGCGGCACTCACTAAGTCCCTCTCAGCAGAGTGGGATGAGCCTCCTGACACCTCCAGTGGCTCCAGCAGCCATGACAAGCCGAGAGTGATTGAAGTGGAGGGTCAGATGGAGGAGTACCTGGCTTTTGATAGCAGGGATTT GGAGGATGAGTGGGAACAGGATGGCCGAAGGTATCACTGTCTGCCGCCTGTCTCGCCGTACCGCTGTCGCCGTCAAGCCATTTTGGACCTGCTGTTTGATGACGTGTGGCAGCATCTGGTTGGCTGGATGAAAGAGCTGGTTCAACGCCACTGGGAAGGCTGCACCTCAA ATGATGACAAGATATCTGGGAGCTTGAGCCCCGTGCAGCAAGACTCCCAGAATCCCTTCATGCTGCTGTCAATCCTGCCTACGATGCTGCCCAAACCAGGTCAGAGCAGGGTGCCCCCCCTCACGGCTGGCCTGCAGTTCCAG AACACAAAGTCAAAGGGCTCAAAGCACAAGTCCAGACGGAAatccaaaaagcagaaaaggcCTCCCAGT GCTGGACGGGTCCAAGTAGGAGCAGCAACGACCCAGCACAACCTCAACGACCTCATTGTGATCCACAGCATCCCCCTGCAGCAGAGGAACCTGGGAATGCTGGACAGAAACCA GGAGCCAGAGGATCGAGCTTCCCACAGACCAGGCTCCAGCGCGGGCCCCTCCAGCAAACCTCGTCCTCGCAGAACCCTGGAGCAGAGCACTTCCTCGTTATCCCGCCTGGCACTGTCCGCCCAACGCAAAAACCCTCATCCCAGAAACCTCCAGCCACTGGTTCCAAGCCCGAGCCAGTCCATAGCAGCGGGATCCATGGATGAGGTCATCCGTGGGACACGTCT AACCACAGCCAGTGACCACCTGACATCCCCGCTGTCTTCTATGAGGAGGAACACACTCCTTCCTCCCATCAGTGCTGGAGACCCAGAGTCGTCTCAGTCAGCACAGCGGTCCAAACCGGCACAG CGACAGAAAGGTGCTGCCAGCCGCGCCCACAGTGCTATAAATGACAAGGCTGGCAGTTTAATACCAAGGGATCGTCACCACCTGCTGGAAGTCTTTTCTCGCCCCAACACCACACATACATACAGG tcagaCACTCCATACCGTCGTTCCTTCACAGTGTTGGACAACATCGGGCAGGGACGGACAGGGAGAGCGTCCGTGGGTACAG ATGCTCTTGGAATTGGTGTGACCGGCATCAGTCTTGGCATCAGCAGCTCGTCTTTCTTGGACTCGTTTTCCCATCACCCTTTGGGGCACTTGCCCATCAAAGATGAAGAGGAGCCAGACCCACAAGCCCCTGTCCCAG CTCCACTGGTGCCTGTGTCGCTTCCCCCTCGCTCTTACTCTCGGGGAGGAATCTCATCCAGAGCGAAAAGACCTGGTTTGTAG
- the dnajc9 gene encoding dnaJ homolog subfamily C member 9 has product MGLLERCQELFKTQNLYEVLGVNKEAAEADIRRSYYKVSLRVHPDRAPEDPLATEKFQVLGKLYAVLSDAEQRAVYDEQGLVDEESDALSQDRCWEDYWRLLFPKITVQDILEFEKKYKGSDEERQDLIQLYVQHQGDMDAITASALCCSQEDEPRLCGIIQAAIQNEEVTAFPAFTQEKEKKKKARRKRADRERQEAEEMQKEMGLGDEDDSLVMMLKQRQQSREKNFNSFLSDLEAKYSKKGEKSQKGKRAKK; this is encoded by the exons ATGGGTTTGCTCGAGCGATGCCAGGAGCTCTTCAAGACCCAAAACCTGTACGAGGTGCTGGGCGTCAACAAAGAGGCAGCTGAGGCCGACATCCGGAGGAGCTACTACAAAGTGTCGCTCAGAGTCCACCCGGACCGAGCTCCGGAGGACCCGCTGGCAACAGAGAAGTTTCAG gtgTTGGGAAAGCTATACGCAGTGCTGAGCGATGCGGAGCAAAGAGCCGTGTATGACGAGCAGGGGCTGGTGGATGAAGAGTCCGACGCTCTGAGTCAAGACCGATGCTGGGAAGACTACTGGAGACTGCTCTTCCCTAAG ATCACGGTGCAGGACATCCTCGAGTTTGAAAAGAAATATAAGGGCTCTGATGAGGAGCGGCAGGATTTAATCCAGCTATATGTGCAGCACCAGGGAGACATGGACGCCATCACAGCCTCGGCTCTGTGCTGCTCACAGGAAGACGAGCCCCGGCTCTGCGGCATCATCCAGGCCGCCATCCAGAATGAAGAAGTCACAGCGTTCCCAGCGTTTActcaggagaaggagaagaagaagaaggctcGTAGAAAGAGG GCTGATAGAGAGCGACAAGAAGCAGAAGAAATGCAAAAAGAGATGGGGCTCGGGGATGAAGATGACAGTCTTGTGATGATGCTTAAG CAAAGACAGCAGTCGAGAGAGAAGAATTTTAACAGTTTTCTGTCTGATCTCGAAGCTAAATACTCTAAAAAAGGTGAGAAATCTCAAAAAGGGAAAAGagctaaaaagtga
- the fam149b1 gene encoding protein FAM149B1 isoform X2, whose protein sequence is MISRYNRRPVSHKLEIRGLSRSSLDHHPLPGEADDNETPQRYLRDLQEAVSAHNSSDTSAASGLSNCPTVISVDSSQSWSGIHSSTGTGISTERSSVFSWGYDEFDKAASRQVQQMFEEIDKELYEGRGSGGGILQGLQDECQQWATRFPHLRILGTQLVCPSDEGFQWYATSGVSSSASSPSAGKENSVTSQEKDKGGTELNVQGRRAALTKSLSAEWDEPPDTSSGSSSHDKPRVIEVEGQMEEYLAFDSRDLEDEWEQDGRRYHCLPPVSPYRCRRQAILDLLFDDVWQHLVGWMKELVQRHWEGCTSNDDKISGSLSPVQQDSQNPFMLLSILPTMLPKPGQSRVPPLTAGLQFQAGRVQVGAATTQHNLNDLIVIHSIPLQQRNLGMLDRNQEPEDRASHRPGSSAGPSSKPRPRRTLEQSTSSLSRLALSAQRKNPHPRNLQPLVPSPSQSIAAGSMDEVIRGTRLTTASDHLTSPLSSMRRNTLLPPISAGDPESSQSAQRSKPAQRQKGAASRAHSAINDKAGSLIPRDRHHLLEVFSRPNTTHTYRSDTPYRRSFTVLDNIGQGRTGRASVGTDALGIGVTGISLGISSSSFLDSFSHHPLGHLPIKDEEEPDPQAPVPAPLVPVSLPPRSYSRGGISSRAKRPGL, encoded by the exons atgatTTCACGATACAACAGGAGACCCGTATCGCACAAACTAGAGAT TCGCGGGTTGTCCCGAAGCAGCCTGGACCACCACCCTCTCCCGGGGGAGGCAGATGATAATGAAACCCCTCAGCGCTACCTCCGTGACCTCCAGGAAGCTGTCTCTGCTCACAACAG ctCTGACACGTCTGCTGCTTCTGGCCTCTCCAACTGTCCCACCGTGATCTCAGTAGACTCCAGCCAGTCCTGGTCAGGTATCCACAGCTCCACAGGCACTGGAATCTCCACAGAAAGGAGCTCTGTTTTCTCCTGGGGCTATGAT GAGTTTGACAAAGCAGCGTCACGGCAGGTGCAGCAAATGTTTGAGGAGATCGACAAAGAGCTGTATGAAGGGAGAGGCAGCGGAGGAGGGATACTCCAGGGGCTGCAGGATGAATGTCAGCAGTGGGCTACACGTTTCCCTCATCTTAG gaTTCTGGGGACTCAGCTGGTGTGTCCCAGTGATGAGGGCTTCCAGTGGTATGCTACTTCAGGAGTAAGCAGCTCTGCCAGCAGCCCATCAGCAGGCAAAGAGAACAGTGTAACGTCCCAGGAGAAAGATAAGGGAGGCACGGA GTTGAATGTGCAGGGCAGGAGAGCGGCACTCACTAAGTCCCTCTCAGCAGAGTGGGATGAGCCTCCTGACACCTCCAGTGGCTCCAGCAGCCATGACAAGCCGAGAGTGATTGAAGTGGAGGGTCAGATGGAGGAGTACCTGGCTTTTGATAGCAGGGATTT GGAGGATGAGTGGGAACAGGATGGCCGAAGGTATCACTGTCTGCCGCCTGTCTCGCCGTACCGCTGTCGCCGTCAAGCCATTTTGGACCTGCTGTTTGATGACGTGTGGCAGCATCTGGTTGGCTGGATGAAAGAGCTGGTTCAACGCCACTGGGAAGGCTGCACCTCAA ATGATGACAAGATATCTGGGAGCTTGAGCCCCGTGCAGCAAGACTCCCAGAATCCCTTCATGCTGCTGTCAATCCTGCCTACGATGCTGCCCAAACCAGGTCAGAGCAGGGTGCCCCCCCTCACGGCTGGCCTGCAGTTCCAG GCTGGACGGGTCCAAGTAGGAGCAGCAACGACCCAGCACAACCTCAACGACCTCATTGTGATCCACAGCATCCCCCTGCAGCAGAGGAACCTGGGAATGCTGGACAGAAACCA GGAGCCAGAGGATCGAGCTTCCCACAGACCAGGCTCCAGCGCGGGCCCCTCCAGCAAACCTCGTCCTCGCAGAACCCTGGAGCAGAGCACTTCCTCGTTATCCCGCCTGGCACTGTCCGCCCAACGCAAAAACCCTCATCCCAGAAACCTCCAGCCACTGGTTCCAAGCCCGAGCCAGTCCATAGCAGCGGGATCCATGGATGAGGTCATCCGTGGGACACGTCT AACCACAGCCAGTGACCACCTGACATCCCCGCTGTCTTCTATGAGGAGGAACACACTCCTTCCTCCCATCAGTGCTGGAGACCCAGAGTCGTCTCAGTCAGCACAGCGGTCCAAACCGGCACAG CGACAGAAAGGTGCTGCCAGCCGCGCCCACAGTGCTATAAATGACAAGGCTGGCAGTTTAATACCAAGGGATCGTCACCACCTGCTGGAAGTCTTTTCTCGCCCCAACACCACACATACATACAGG tcagaCACTCCATACCGTCGTTCCTTCACAGTGTTGGACAACATCGGGCAGGGACGGACAGGGAGAGCGTCCGTGGGTACAG ATGCTCTTGGAATTGGTGTGACCGGCATCAGTCTTGGCATCAGCAGCTCGTCTTTCTTGGACTCGTTTTCCCATCACCCTTTGGGGCACTTGCCCATCAAAGATGAAGAGGAGCCAGACCCACAAGCCCCTGTCCCAG CTCCACTGGTGCCTGTGTCGCTTCCCCCTCGCTCTTACTCTCGGGGAGGAATCTCATCCAGAGCGAAAAGACCTGGTTTGTAG